DNA from Cyanobacteria bacterium GSL.Bin1:
ATAATACCAAACCTGAGCGAGCGCTGTTTTCACACAAGCTCCCCCTTTGCCTGCCCGTTTTTGCCAATGGTGCCATTGCTCTTGTCAGAACTCTGTTACTTCTCGCGCTGTGTTGCGATTGTGTTTTCCCGAAGATGTCAGCTCATCACCCCCCCTTGTTTAATCGCACTGTTTCGGCTTGATCGTCGGGTGGAATTAACGATTGAACGCGATCATGTATCTAATCTTTATCTTCTTCCTGGTTACTACCCGGGGAATTATTGTACAGTGCATCCAATTTTTCCCGCGCGTCATCAACATTAACCGAGCGCATTACTAGCAGCGGTTCGTTAACGGGTTTACCTTGTTCATCTAATAACTCGGGATGAGAAGGGGCTTGTGCCGAAGTGTAACTGTTACGATTAAACGTGTTTCTATTTCGGCGAGAGTTCCAATTATTTCCTGTTCTTTGCGACTCAGTTCCTAAGGTGATCAAACTGCGAATTAAGTTACTAACAGCGAAAAAAGCAATGACGGTAAAAGCAATGATGTATAGAAGGTGTAACATAGTTTTCCTTAAAAGTAAATCGGAAGTATTTTCTAAATTCAGATTGCTCTAATTCAGCAGAGTCAATTAAAGGTTGATCAGTTTCTTAATATCTCTACATTTTAACCTGTTTCATTAATTCCTTGACGCGGTAGCTGTTGTTGCTGTTGTCGGTTTTGCATCGCCACTTGCCAGCATTCTGTGACCAGCTTATGCCAAGGCGCAATT
Protein-coding regions in this window:
- a CDS encoding DUF2973 domain-containing protein, producing the protein MLHLLYIIAFTVIAFFAVSNLIRSLITLGTESQRTGNNWNSRRNRNTFNRNSYTSAQAPSHPELLDEQGKPVNEPLLVMRSVNVDDAREKLDALYNNSPGSNQEEDKD